A single genomic interval of Streptococcus oralis subsp. dentisani harbors:
- the ylqF gene encoding ribosome biogenesis GTPase YlqF, translating to MATIQWFPGHMSKARRQVQENLKFVDFVTILVDARLPLSSQNPMLNKIVGDKPKLLILNKADLADPAMTKEWRQYFESQGIQTLAINSKEQVTVKVVTDAAKKLMADKIARQKERGIKIETLRTMIIGIPNAGKSTLMNRLAGKKIAVVGNKPGVTKGQQWLKTNKDLEILDTPGILWPKFEDDTVALKLALTGAIKDQLLPMDEVTIFGLNYFKKHYPDKLAERFKQMKIEEDAPVIIMDMTRALGFRDDYDRFYSLFVKEVRDGKLGTYTLDTLDDIDDDD from the coding sequence ATGGCTACTATTCAATGGTTTCCGGGCCACATGTCTAAGGCTCGGCGACAAGTTCAGGAGAATTTAAAATTTGTTGATTTTGTGACGATTTTGGTGGATGCGCGTCTTCCTTTATCTAGTCAAAATCCTATGTTAAACAAGATTGTGGGTGATAAACCCAAACTTTTGATTTTAAACAAGGCAGACCTAGCTGATCCAGCAATGACAAAAGAATGGCGTCAGTACTTTGAATCACAGGGAATTCAAACACTGGCTATCAATTCCAAAGAGCAAGTTACTGTGAAAGTTGTGACAGATGCAGCCAAAAAGCTTATGGCAGATAAGATTGCCCGCCAAAAGGAACGCGGTATCAAGATTGAAACCTTGCGTACCATGATTATTGGAATTCCAAATGCTGGAAAATCAACCCTGATGAATCGTTTGGCTGGGAAAAAGATTGCAGTTGTCGGCAATAAACCAGGTGTAACCAAGGGGCAACAATGGCTCAAAACCAATAAAGACCTTGAAATTCTAGACACACCAGGGATTCTATGGCCTAAGTTTGAAGATGACACTGTCGCACTTAAACTAGCCCTAACTGGAGCAATAAAAGACCAGTTGCTTCCAATGGATGAAGTGACCATTTTTGGTCTCAATTATTTCAAAAAACATTATCCAGATAAGCTAGCTGAACGCTTCAAACAAATGAAAATTGAAGAAGATGCTCCTGTGATCATCATGGATATGACACGCGCCCTCGGTTTCCGAGACGACTACGACCGTTTTTACAGTCTCTTCGTGAAGGAAGTTCGTGATGGAAAACTCGGTACCTACACCTTAGATACATTGGACGACATCGATGACGACGATTAA
- the mazE gene encoding type II toxin-antitoxin system PemI/MazE family antitoxin, with protein MNTVKTRKVGNSLTVTIPKNLGMTEGQEMVVYKGIDGVIVLAPKLKDPFDGIADLRMTNDFEGVKIIDSEM; from the coding sequence ATGAATACAGTAAAGACTCGGAAGGTGGGAAATTCTCTCACAGTGACCATTCCTAAAAATTTGGGTATGACAGAAGGTCAAGAAATGGTTGTCTATAAGGGAATTGATGGAGTCATTGTCTTGGCTCCTAAACTAAAAGATCCTTTTGATGGGATTGCTGATTTAAGAATGACAAATGATTTTGAAGGGGTAAAAATCATTGACAGCGAAATGTGA
- a CDS encoding type II toxin-antitoxin system PemK/MazF family toxin produces MTAKCDYIPEKQDIIWLDFDPSVGREIQKRRPALVVSRREYALQTGFVAVCPITHGQQHLAEKGLLVPVSSDKVDGAVNPFQLYTFDFRMRNAQKITRMDTQRFQKVVQLYQYIFEDT; encoded by the coding sequence TTGACAGCGAAATGTGATTATATTCCTGAAAAACAAGATATCATTTGGCTCGACTTTGATCCATCAGTTGGTCGGGAAATTCAAAAACGGCGCCCTGCCTTGGTTGTGTCTAGGAGAGAATATGCCTTGCAAACTGGTTTTGTTGCTGTCTGTCCCATCACCCATGGTCAGCAGCATTTAGCAGAAAAAGGCCTGCTCGTTCCTGTCTCGTCGGATAAGGTAGATGGTGCTGTCAACCCATTTCAACTTTATACCTTTGATTTTCGAATGCGCAATGCTCAAAAAATAACTAGAATGGATACGCAACGTTTTCAGAAAGTGGTTCAACTGTATCAATATATCTTTGAAGATACTTAA